The proteins below are encoded in one region of Rhizophagus irregularis chromosome 13, complete sequence:
- a CDS encoding uncharacterized protein (SECRETED:cutsite_FNA-LN; SECRETED:prob_0.5429); SECRETED:SignalP(1-27), with protein sequence MLRYSSPLVQVIIVGVICLLNPGMFNALNGIGGAGQLDTTVAANANVALYTCFSIGGLFAGAIVNKLGPSISLALGGSTYALYSGSLLYYNHKHHQAFPVTSGAILGFGAALLWTGQGAIMLSYPTERNKGKYIGLFWIIFNLGGVLGSLIPIALNWNGTNGGNVNDGTYIAFLVLMGLGALLSLTLLPPHKVTRDDGKPVEVQKFPKWKDEFTQVFKLFLDWRMLILIPMFIASNWFYAYHFDVVNAGYFNIRTRSFNNLWYWAAQIVGAMGFGKFLDTPLLGRKSRGIIGLFILFIMIMATWAGGLVFQLTFTRNDEKKNFDLFDSGYAGKFILYFLYGINDAMYQCYAYWIMGSLTNNASILARYSGFYKAIQSAGGAISWRIDAVGTPYLVELLICWALLAISFPCTFIVAMKIKETSDEVDSEKTGREISNSENVERKGGETNSDAI encoded by the exons atgttACGGTATTCAAGTCCATTAGTTCAAGTAATAATCGTCG GAGTTATATGCTTGCTCAATCCTGGCATGTTTAATGCGTTAAATGGAATTGGAGGAGCAGGTCAACTTGATACCACGGTTGCGGCGAATGCAAATGTAGCATTATATACGTGTTTTTCCATAGGAGGATTATTTGCGGGCGCAATTGTTAATAAGTTGGGTCCATCAATTTCATTGGCTCTTGGTGGATCAACTTATGCTTTATATTCAggttcattattatattataatcataaaCATCATCAAGCATTTCCAGTTACGTCAGGTGCTATTCTTGGTTTTGGCGCAGCACTTTTGTGGACGGGTCAGGGTGCTATCATGTTATCTTACCCTACCGAACGTAACAAAGGGAAATATATTGGATtattttggattatttttaatttgggTGGTGTACTAGGAAGTTTGATTCCAATCGCGTTAAATTGGAACGGTACAAACGGTGGTAACGTAAATGATGGAACATACATTGCATTTTTAGTGTTAATGGGACTTGGTGCTTTATTatctttaactttattacCACCGCATAAAGTAACTCGTGATGATGGAAAACCTGTTGAAGTACAAAAATTTCCTAAATGGAAGGATGAATTTACTcaagtttttaaattatttcttgattGGAGAATGTTGATTTTAATTCCAATGTTTATCGCTAGTAACTGGTTTTATGCGTATCATTTTGACGTGGTGAACGCgggttattttaatattaggacaagatcatttaataatttatggtATTGGGCTGCTCAAATTGTAGGTGCTATGGGATTTGGAAAATTCCTTGATACACCTTTATTGGGAAGAAAAAGTCGAGGAATTATAggattgtttatattatttattatgattatggCAACTTGGGCTGGAGGTTTAGTTTTTCAATTAACATTTACCagaaatgatgaaaaaaagaattttgatttattcgaTAGTGGGTACGCCGGgaaatttatactttattttttatatggaaTAAATGATGCGATGTATCag tgTTATGCGTATTGGATTATGGGATCACTTACAAACAATGCGAGCATACTAGCACGTTATTCAGG attttataaagcAATACAATCAGCTGGAGGTGCAATCTCATGGCGAATAGATGCAGTAGGTACACCCTATTTGGTCGAATTGTTGATTTGTTGGGCTTTATTGGCAATTTCTTTTCCTTGTACTTTTATTGTCGCAATGAAGATCAAAGAAACTAGTGATGAAGTTGATAGTGAAAAGACGGGACGTGAAATATCAAACTCAGAAAATGTGGAACGTAAGGGTGGTGAGACTAACTCGGATGCTATTTAa